CGGATCTCGAGTCGCTCCGCGTCGTCCACCATGGGGCGCGAGTAGTCGTGGCGGTGAGCAACGTCCGCCAAGCCCTGGGCGACGTCCCAGCGCGCGACGCGCGCGGACAGCTCCGCGATGCGGCTTCGGGCTTGGCCCGCGGCTCGCACCAGCTCCGCCAAGAGCGCGAGCTCCCGCTCGCGATGGCGCTCCTCCGCGCTGGTGATACGCTCGGACAGCTCGTCGAGCTCGTCCAGGGTGTAGCGCTCGCCGCTGGCCACGGTCTGCTTGCGACGCCACTCTGCCGGCGCCTTCCCGGCATGGGAGCGACTCACCTCCACGTACCAGCCGAACACCCTCGTGTAGCGCACCTTGAGCGTCGGGATCTGGGTGTCGTCCCGCAGCCGAGCTTCCAGCGCCACCATGCGCTCCGCGCCGGTTTGTTGCAGCTCCGACAGCTCGTCGAGCTCGGCGTCGAAGCCCTTCTGGAAGATGGCGCCGTCCTTGGCCTGCGTGGGCGGCCGCTCGACCAGGGCGCGGGACAAGAGCTCTCGAACGTCGTCCACGGTGTCGGGCAGCGCTTGGGCGATGCCCAGCGTTTCGCGCAGGGCCGCGTCGTCCACGGCGTCCAGCAGCCCGACCGTTTCCGCAGCCGCGCCAAGGCCGTCGCGCAGCAGGCCGAGATCCCGCGGCGTGGCTTCCCCCAACGACGCGCGCACGCCCAGCCGCTCGAGATCCGTGACGTCGGACAACGCCTTGCGCACTTCCGTGCGAAGCCGCGCGTGCACCACGAACAGCTCGACGAGATCGTGCCGGCGGCGAATGCGCTCGACGTCCTTGAGCGGTGACAGCAGCCGGCGCCGGAGCAGCCGCGCCCCCGCGCTGGTCACCGTCGCGTCCACCACCGCGAGCAGCGTGGCCGACGAAAGCCCTGACCAAGACTCGACCAGCTCCAGGTGCCGCTGCGCCACCGGGTCGATGATCATCGCGGCATCCGGATCGAACCGCGCGATGCGCCGCACCGGAAGCTCCGCCCCCGGAGTGCACGCCCGCGCGAAGGCGAGGGCCCGGGCGACGGCTCGTACCGCGGTCGGCGGCAGATCCGCGGCGTCCAGATCGCCGAGCACGGCGCCGGCGTCGTCCAACGGCTCACCCTGGCGCAGCGCCACCCGGGGCGCCGCGGCGGCGATGGCCCGGCGTGCTTCTTCGTCCGCCCCGAAGAGCAGCAGCTCCCGGGGTGCTGCGCGGGTCAGCTCCGCCAAGGCCTGGGCCAGGTCGGCGAGCTCGGCGGCCAAGAGCTCGCCGGTGGACAGATCCAGGAGCGCCACCCCGACGGCACCCTCGGCGATCTCCAAAGCGAACAACCAGTTGTTGGTGGCGGCATTCAGCTGCGAGCCATCGGTGATGAGGCCCGGCGTGATCACCCGCACGACTTCTCGGGGGACGATGCCCTTCACCTTGGAGGGATCGGCCATCTGCTCGCACAGGGCGACCTGGTGCCCGAGCTCCAAGAGCTTCGCGATGTACCCGTGGGCGGCGTGGTGCGGCACCCCCGCCATCGGCACTTCGTCGGGCTTGCCTCGGTTTCTGCTGGTGAGCGTCAGATCCAAGAGCCGCGACGCGAGCACGGCGTCGTCGCCGAACATCTCGTAGAAGTCGCCCAGCCGGAAGAACACGATGGCGTCGGGATAGGCCCCCTTCGCGCGAGCGTGCTGCTGCATCACCGGCGTCTTCGGCCCCGCCATCGGCGGCACTCCTAGAAGTACAACCGCGAGACGCCCACCGAATCGAGGCTCACCAACACGAGCCCTTCCGCAGCGCCGTCCACGACCGCGAGCTGTCCGATCTGCGGCACGAAGGACATCGACTGCGGCGACACCGCCGCGCTCTGGGCGGCCAGGTTCGCCGTGAGAGGAGCGAAGCCCCCCGCCGTCTGCCAGGTGAACTTGGTGTCGCGCTCGGTCGGCCGATTGCCGCGATAGATCGCGAAACGGTAGTTGAGGTTCTGGAACACGCAGCCGTCCGTGGGCGCGATGGGACCACCGGACGAGACCACGCAGGCGACGTCCTTCGGCGTGGCCGGACCAATGGCGCACTCTCCCAGAGTGTCGTCCGCCGGCGGCGCGCACGTCGAGCTCGAGATCTCCAGGGCACGGCTCCGAAGCAGCGACCGGCGCGGGGAGCAATCGCGAATGCAGCGCAGGTCCGCGTCCGCGGTCACGTCGTGGCGAAAGCCGCTCACGGAGCCCTTCAGCACCCACTGCGAGCCCGCGCGAAGGTTGTACTTCAGCGCGCTGCCGCCGAAACAGCAGTACATGTCGTCGAGCACGTCCTGGGCCGCGGGGTTCCCCCTCGGCTCCACCACCAGATGATCTTGGTAGGCCTCGACGATGCGCAGGTCGCGGAGCTCCGTGGGCTTGTCGGCAGTGCCGAACAGGTCACGACAAGCGAAGTATGAAGCCTTGCCGGTCTGGCCACCGCAGGTGGACCCGCCGCCACTGGTCCAGTAGCTGTCGTCCTTGCCTCGGAGATCGCTGGTGAGCTGGGCGTAATCCGCGTGCTCCCGGCTGAAGGTGGTGAGCTCCCCGCCGGTCAAACCGAGCTTCTCGCCGGTCTCCTGGGCGAGCGCTTGGTCCTCCACGCCGCGATTGCAGAAACTGCCGTCACCGTCGGTCAGCACGTTCGGCTGCCCCGCCGGAGTGATGTCGAGGAAGCCCGCCGGGCGCTCCGGTGTGAGCGTGCCCTCGTAGGTGATCGAGGTCTCCTCGTCCGCAAAGGCGCGAGGCTCTCGCTGCATCAGCGCGAGGGTGGCCTGGGTGGCGAGGCTGGGGTCGGTCTCGAGGTTCGAATTGCCCTCGGCGCCGTGTCGATACAAGGAGCTCGAGATGTACGCCTCTGCCGGCGTGGTCCCGCCGCTCGGGGACACGTAGTCCACGGCCAAGAGCTTCGGGTTCTGCAGTCCGTCTTCCGACTGATCCGACGGCAGGTTTCCGCCCTCGGGCGCAGACAGCCGCGGGAACGAGCGGATCGACGGTGCCCGCGCCCCGGTATCCGGGCTGGTCAGCACGTAGGTGCCGGAGCGAGCGCGGTGCTGCTCCACCACGCGGCAGCTGGCCTCCCCGCTCACCGTCCGGAGCGCGTCCTCGGTGCCGTCTTCGGTGAAGTACGGAACGTCGACGGGGTCGTTCGAACAGCCGCGGAAGTCTTCCGTGCCGTCGGGGTTGGTCGCCACGGGCCGGCGACAGGCGGCGTCCCAATCCTCGACGTCGACCACCGCGACCTGCCCGCTGGCCAGCGCCACGAAGCCGAACACGCCGCGCAGGTTTCGGGGACCCGCGCCGGAGGTGTAGGTCGAAGAGGTCCGATACTCCGCTGCCACGGAGCCGTTGGCGCTCGGTCGTGGATCGCAGAAGGTGCCCACCGCAGCGACGCCCGTCTGGGGGTCCACCACCGGCGAGTCTCGGAGCGCGAAGGTGATGTCCCGCGCCGGCGAGGAGAACGCGATGCGATCCGCCGGCTCGAAGGGCAAGAGCGGCGCTCCCGGGCGCACGATGGGCGTACGATTCGACGCGCCTTCGGTGGCGTCGAAGATCATGACGCTGCCGTCGAAGTCGTCGATGGCGTAGGCGAAGCGCTGCCCTTGGGTGGTGAGCGGACTGACCGCGACCTTGCGCGTGGTCACGGTGCGACCACGGGCCTCGAACGCGACGGGCAAGAGCGGCGGCTGTTCGGCGGGAGCGCAGGGATCAGCGACATCCAACACGTGCACCAAGGGCGCTCCGAGATCTGCCACGAACATGCGGCCGTCGGAGATGTCGATGCCGCTCGGCCGAGACAGGAAGACATCCGGCTTGGGACCGTAGTTGATCTCCTGAGGCACGCAGCTCGACTGCAGATCCGCAGGCACCTGCTGCTTCACGTCCCCGGCGGGGAGCGAGGTATCGAGAGGGATCCAGCGTTCCAGGTTCTGATCACAGGGTTGGAACGAACCCGGCTCGCGATCTGCGAGGCCCTGAGCGTCGAAGATGGCGATGCCACCCAGGTCCGGCATCTCCACCACCAGCTTGCGCCGCCCGGGAGGCGACGTCTCTTTGGCGAAGTCGATGGGACAGTCTTCGCGGGCCGCCGAGAGCGCGGTGCCGACGGTCGCGACGTCGGTGCTGTACTCCGAGTCGCAGGTGGCGCGAACCGGCTGAGGCGTGGATGGATCTCCGTCGTCGGCGCCCGCGGGATCGATCACGATGGCCATCTCTCCGGGCCGCGACGGCAAGGAGCACGCGGGCCAGGAGGTGATGTCACGCATGGGCGGTCGAGCACAGGACGTGGGCAACACGAAGATGCCCTCCTTGCCCGGCGCCTCGACGCCCACGAAGCTCGCCTGCCCACCCGGCGTGGACACGATGTCCCCCGGGGAGTCGCCCACCGGCAGGAAGTTGAATCCGGGGGTGGACTTGTCCAGATCGACGACGCTTCCGGCGGACAGATCGATGACCGCGACTTCGCCTCGCAGCGTCTGCGTCACCAAGGCGAACAGGTGTCGCGCGTTCTCCGTGCTGTCGAAGTCCGGACAGCTGTCGAGGTCGTAGCCCTCACCGCGTCCCTGATCGTCCCGCGCGGCACACACGAAGCTGACCTCGCCGCTGCGCTCGAGGGAGCGAAGCGGTAGCGAGACCGGGGTCTGGGTGCAGGCCGACGTAGCGAGGAGAAGGAGCAAGGCGCCCCACGGTCGAGCGGTCACTTGGAAGCCCTCGGTGCGACGGGCCGACCCAGGGTCATCAAGATGGTGCCGTAGGTGCTCTTGTGGCGCTGATCCAAGTCGATCACTCCGATGTAGGAGTCCGTGAAATGCCCCACGAAACCGAGCGCTCGGATGTCTGTCCCCTCCCCGCCCGAATCCACCGCAAAAGCGTGGGGACCGCGGCCGGTTTCGATCTTGGACTCGTACTGACCCTCCGGCGTGAACACGAAGATGCTGCGGGAGTCGAAGCACACGACGAACACGCGCGGGGCGAGGGTGCCGTTCTTGTCGATGACGTTGGCGACCACCACCCGCGATGGGCCGAAGCTGATGGGCACGGACGTCTTGAAGTGCGGCAGATCGTCGCTCGAAGTGGCGCTGGCGTTGGGCCGCGTCTCCCCCACCAGCAAGGTCGCGGGGGTGCGGTTCGCGATGTACACGCCCGCCGGCACCGCAGCGCAGTCGTTCAGGCAGGTCTCGCGAGCGTCCCCGCCAAGGGGGCACCCTGCCTCGCAGGCCGCGCGCTTGGAGCTGTCGATGGCGATGCCACGGGAGTCGTAGCCGAGGGAGTTGGCGGTGATGGCCACCGCGCCGGCCTGCTGCAGGAAGGGCCGCGGCGGCTGGGACGCTTGGTCGCTGTAGTAGCGAAGCAGGCGAACTTCCGCGGAGTCGCGGAAGGTGACGAGGAAGCCGGGTTGGTACGCCAGGTTCTTCTCCTTGACGATGCCGGGTTCCGGGAGCGCCGCCACGCCGATCGGCCGCGCGGGCAAGCCGCCGACGGCGAACTCCAGCTTGGGGCCCACGCCGAAGTTCGTGACGCCGTCCCCCCATGCCTCCGCGTCGTTGACGAAGAGCGACGCGATACCCTCGGTCTGATGGGTGAGGACGATGGCTTCACCATCGTCCGTGGCCGCAATGCCGAAGGGTTCCGCCGCCAACCGCAGGCCACGGGTGTTCTCTTCCTCCGGATCATCGCCCCGCCGGTGCTGGTCGTCGCAGCGACCGTCGTTGCCTCCCTGGCCGCACTCGAGCTCGAAGGGCACCCCGGATTCGTCCGTGTCGTTCTTCACGTCGATGTAGTGGAGCGTGGAATCGCCGCGCACGGGGATGAACAGCCGCCCGCCGGGTCCGGTGGGACGGGCGCGGTACAGCACGTCCGTGGCGAAGGCACCGATCCCCACCGACCCCACCACCAGCGACTTGCCGCCGCCGGGAGGATTCTGTGGGTCCACGTAGCTGCACCGACCGGGTGCAATCACGCGGCTGGCCAAGCTCTTCTCCGAGAGCGCACCACACGGCTTGCCGGCGCGCTCTCCTTCACGAGCCACACACCAGTGCGATGGGATCCCGCCGTTGGCGTCCGAAGCAGTGAGATCGCAGCGCTCGCTCGTGTCGCACTCCGAATCACCCGTACAGTACTTCGGCAGCAGCTCGCGGATGCGCTGGAGGTCCATGGCTTGCAGGGACCCCGCGTTGAACTGCAGGTCGAAATCGCTGTTGGCGACGTACAAACGGGTGGCGCCAGGAGAGATGGCGAGCCCCACCGGGAAGTAGATGCGATTGAGCGGCGGCTCCACTCCGGCGCCGGGGTCGACACACCCGGACAGCACCGCGCTGGCCAAGGCGAGGGTGGGAAGAAAGCCCTTCATCGGGGCGCGGAGCCTAGTACAGGTTGCGCCGCCGTGCGACGCCTGTCCCGCGACGAACCGGGCCGCGAGCCGGCTCAGCCGAGATCCAGGATGATCACCCCGCGCTCGGCGTCGTCTTCCTCGTCCTCGCGCTCGGCGCGGGGCGGGAAGGCATCTACCGGCAGCTCCAGGCGGGGTTGCTGCTCGTGCTGGCGGCGCTCGTCTTCCTCTCGGCGGCGGATCTGCTCGATGATGAAGGGCGGTAGCACGGGGCCTCGCTTTCCTGTGCCGGAATTGGATTCCGACAATCAGAAATTTAGTCGCGTCCTAGTTTCGGTCAAGTTCGCTTGTGCCCGCAATTTTTGCCGATTTGTCGGGCAATGGGAGTCTTTGTACGCCTGTTTTCATTCCAGTTAACGGCAGCAAACGCAACCCCCTACAGTGATTTGGCACACAATCGGCATGAGACGGGCGGCGTTCGTCAGCCGTGGTAGCTTCCGCGCTCCTATGCGGCT
This window of the Polyangiaceae bacterium genome carries:
- the mutS gene encoding DNA mismatch repair protein MutS, which translates into the protein MAGPKTPVMQQHARAKGAYPDAIVFFRLGDFYEMFGDDAVLASRLLDLTLTSRNRGKPDEVPMAGVPHHAAHGYIAKLLELGHQVALCEQMADPSKVKGIVPREVVRVITPGLITDGSQLNAATNNWLFALEIAEGAVGVALLDLSTGELLAAELADLAQALAELTRAAPRELLLFGADEEARRAIAAAAPRVALRQGEPLDDAGAVLGDLDAADLPPTAVRAVARALAFARACTPGAELPVRRIARFDPDAAMIIDPVAQRHLELVESWSGLSSATLLAVVDATVTSAGARLLRRRLLSPLKDVERIRRRHDLVELFVVHARLRTEVRKALSDVTDLERLGVRASLGEATPRDLGLLRDGLGAAAETVGLLDAVDDAALRETLGIAQALPDTVDDVRELLSRALVERPPTQAKDGAIFQKGFDAELDELSELQQTGAERMVALEARLRDDTQIPTLKVRYTRVFGWYVEVSRSHAGKAPAEWRRKQTVASGERYTLDELDELSERITSAEERHRERELALLAELVRAAGQARSRIAELSARVARWDVAQGLADVAHRHDYSRPMVDDAERLEIRDGRHPVVERLAAAGRFVPNDVSLDVDGVRLWLVTGPNMAGKSTLLRQAALTCILAQMGSFVPAKSARVGVVDRVLSRVGASDDVARGESTFMVEMRETAEILRSATRRSLVILDEIGRGTSTFDGLAIAWAVAEHLDEAVGCRALFATHYHELTALADVSVHAENFSVSAREVGDDVVFLHQLVPGAASRSYGIAVAKLAGVPESVLARARAVLAKLERGGAAPSSKRKDQLDLFAPKGPEDAAGSEVLETLKQVDVDRLTPLDALTLLAKLKQKL